Proteins encoded together in one Terriglobus saanensis SP1PR4 window:
- the coxB gene encoding cytochrome c oxidase subunit II → MLFETRMVPRGIPVPALSHASRLQLLFSDSHSPTNIFAPAGTPAHSIFGLSMLVLGITTGLFIVVGGILLYVLLRFRHRAADPMAEQEPAQIYGSKQIELSWTVIPILIVVMLFLATTRVILSTERATKPPEALDVVVIGHQFWWEYRYPKFGIVTANELHIPVSDPKHPTPTYLTMSSADTDHSFWIPRLAGKTDLIPNKVNTMWIDPQEAGLYLGQCAQYCGTQHAKMLLRVYADTPTEFAAWTAQQKQAAVQEPSVAAGQAVFQRNACISCHTVKGTVATGRFGPDLTHVASRDTIASGAVPNTPANIRAFVGDPAHFKPGALMPPMHLNDRDLDAVTAYLATLK, encoded by the coding sequence ATGCTCTTTGAAACTCGGATGGTTCCGCGCGGCATTCCGGTTCCAGCGCTATCGCATGCTTCTCGTCTCCAACTGCTCTTCTCCGACTCTCATAGCCCTACTAATATCTTTGCGCCAGCAGGAACCCCCGCCCACTCCATCTTCGGTTTGTCGATGCTGGTGCTTGGCATAACGACGGGACTCTTTATTGTCGTTGGTGGCATCCTGCTTTATGTTCTTTTACGCTTTCGTCATCGTGCCGCCGACCCGATGGCGGAGCAGGAACCAGCTCAGATCTACGGCAGCAAGCAGATTGAACTGTCCTGGACGGTTATCCCGATTCTGATCGTGGTGATGTTGTTTCTCGCTACCACTCGCGTCATTCTTTCCACGGAACGCGCGACCAAACCTCCCGAAGCATTAGACGTCGTGGTCATAGGGCACCAGTTCTGGTGGGAGTATCGCTATCCAAAGTTCGGAATCGTGACAGCCAATGAACTTCATATTCCAGTGAGCGACCCGAAGCATCCGACGCCAACCTATCTCACGATGTCTTCTGCCGACACCGATCACAGCTTCTGGATTCCTCGTCTCGCTGGCAAGACGGATCTGATCCCGAACAAGGTGAACACCATGTGGATCGATCCGCAGGAAGCCGGGCTCTACCTTGGTCAATGTGCGCAGTACTGCGGGACGCAGCACGCCAAGATGTTACTGCGCGTTTACGCCGATACGCCCACAGAGTTTGCCGCGTGGACCGCTCAACAGAAGCAGGCGGCGGTCCAGGAACCGAGTGTTGCGGCAGGGCAGGCAGTCTTCCAGCGCAACGCCTGCATCAGTTGCCATACCGTCAAGGGCACCGTTGCGACGGGCAGGTTTGGTCCGGACCTGACGCACGTCGCGAGTCGGGACACCATCGCCTCCGGAGCCGTGCCCAATACACCAGCGAACATTCGCGCCTTTGTTGGCGACCCCGCGCACTTCAAACCTGGGGCGCTGATGCCACCGATGCACCTCAATGACCGCGACCTTGATGCCGTCACGGCATATCTCGCGACGTTGAAATAG
- the ctaD gene encoding cytochrome c oxidase subunit I, with amino-acid sequence MATRTAILDQTPRPIARPSLLETLHDWLATVDHKRIGLLYIGYALFFLVVAGFEAILIRIQLAIPNNHFLSPQAFNRLFTMHGTTMVFFVGMPILFGFGNYLIPLMIGARDMAFPRLNAFSFWVSAFGGTLLYFSYLGGDGLYGAGSAPDVGWWAYAPLTAHAFSPGHSTDYWTLAVLLSGIGTVGTAVNIVATIISMRCPGMKMGRMPLLVWLYLVTSMMVFVTVSPLTAAQIMLMLDRYLGSHFFDTQAGGSAVLWMHFFWIFGHPEVYILVLPAFAFANEIIPVFSRKAVFGYAAMVAASVGIGFVSLSVWAHHMFTVGMGPGANTFFTFATMVISVPTGIKIFNWLATLWGGKIHFTAAMLFAIGFLFQFLLAGLTGIMLAAAPFDWQLGNSYFVVAHFHYVLVGAILFMLFSAFYYWFPKMTGRMLNEKLGKWHFWIFFIGFHLTFDLMHIPGILGMPRRIYTYEADRGWTLLNMLVSCGGFIQAIGTLIFVYNMILSYFKGAVAGADPWDAWTLEWSTTSPPPSYNFAKIPTVESRRPLWDLKHPEDSDSRYE; translated from the coding sequence ATGGCAACGCGGACCGCTATCCTCGATCAGACACCACGGCCCATCGCTCGCCCATCTCTGTTGGAGACGCTGCACGACTGGCTGGCCACGGTCGATCACAAGAGGATCGGTTTGCTGTACATCGGCTACGCTCTTTTCTTTCTGGTGGTCGCCGGATTTGAAGCCATTCTGATACGTATCCAACTCGCAATCCCGAACAATCACTTCTTATCTCCGCAGGCCTTCAATCGGCTCTTTACGATGCACGGCACGACGATGGTCTTCTTCGTCGGGATGCCGATTCTGTTTGGCTTCGGCAACTACCTTATCCCGCTCATGATTGGTGCGCGCGACATGGCGTTTCCGCGGCTGAACGCCTTCAGCTTCTGGGTCTCGGCCTTTGGTGGCACACTGCTTTATTTCAGCTACCTCGGCGGCGACGGACTCTACGGCGCGGGAAGCGCCCCGGATGTTGGTTGGTGGGCCTACGCACCGCTTACTGCCCATGCCTTTTCACCCGGTCACAGCACGGACTATTGGACGCTCGCCGTTTTGCTGAGTGGTATCGGAACCGTCGGCACGGCAGTGAACATTGTCGCGACCATCATCAGCATGCGCTGCCCTGGGATGAAGATGGGCCGGATGCCACTGCTCGTCTGGCTCTATCTAGTCACGTCCATGATGGTTTTCGTTACGGTCAGCCCATTGACCGCGGCCCAAATCATGCTGATGCTCGACCGCTATCTCGGATCGCACTTCTTCGATACACAGGCAGGCGGATCGGCCGTTCTTTGGATGCACTTCTTCTGGATCTTCGGACATCCCGAGGTCTACATTCTTGTTTTGCCAGCGTTTGCATTCGCCAATGAGATCATCCCTGTCTTCTCGCGCAAGGCGGTCTTCGGGTACGCAGCCATGGTGGCGGCGTCAGTCGGTATCGGTTTCGTCAGCCTGAGCGTGTGGGCTCACCACATGTTCACGGTAGGCATGGGGCCGGGAGCCAACACCTTCTTCACTTTTGCGACGATGGTCATCTCCGTTCCAACCGGCATCAAGATCTTCAACTGGCTCGCGACGCTGTGGGGAGGAAAGATCCATTTCACCGCAGCGATGTTGTTTGCGATCGGATTTCTCTTCCAGTTTCTTCTAGCTGGACTAACCGGCATCATGCTGGCTGCCGCCCCCTTCGATTGGCAACTGGGAAACTCCTACTTCGTTGTAGCCCACTTCCACTACGTTCTGGTGGGAGCGATTCTCTTCATGCTCTTCTCGGCGTTCTATTACTGGTTTCCCAAGATGACCGGACGCATGTTGAACGAGAAATTGGGTAAGTGGCACTTCTGGATCTTTTTCATCGGCTTTCACCTCACCTTCGACCTCATGCACATCCCAGGCATTCTCGGTATGCCGCGACGGATTTACACCTATGAGGCGGACCGGGGTTGGACACTGCTGAATATGCTTGTCTCCTGCGGCGGCTTCATTCAGGCCATCGGCACACTGATCTTTGTTTACAACATGATCTTGTCTTACTTCAAAGGCGCAGTCGCCGGTGCTGATCCGTGGGACGCCTGGACACTTGAGTGGTCGACAACCTCTCCACCACCCTCCTATAACTTCGCGAAGATTCCAACCGTCGAGAGCCGCCGCCCGCTCTGGGACCTCAAACATCCCGAGGACTCGGATAGCAGATATGAGTAG
- a CDS encoding cytochrome c oxidase subunit 3, with amino-acid sequence MNQAAIIPQSEIEDWQLPSRGIVGMACLILAEAAIFLIFVVAYLFYIGKSLSGPTPHDVLELPVFTSICLLSSSLTVHLAVTSLHKGAQSLCSLWLGATVLLGGIFLVGTGMEWHHLIYRDGLTIRTNLFGTTFYSLVGLHATHVIVGLFMLSLALLFSLRGQMSSRDTGRLEVLSLYWHFVDAVWVVVFLVVYVLGR; translated from the coding sequence ATGAACCAGGCAGCCATCATCCCGCAGAGTGAGATCGAAGACTGGCAGTTGCCCTCGCGCGGCATCGTCGGCATGGCGTGCCTCATTCTCGCGGAAGCGGCAATCTTCCTCATCTTCGTCGTCGCCTATCTCTTCTATATAGGCAAGAGTCTTAGCGGGCCGACGCCACACGATGTTCTCGAACTGCCTGTCTTCACCAGCATCTGCCTTCTGTCGAGCAGTCTCACCGTACATCTCGCGGTCACTTCACTTCACAAGGGAGCACAGTCGCTCTGTTCCCTCTGGCTGGGGGCAACAGTGCTGCTCGGAGGCATCTTCCTGGTTGGCACGGGCATGGAGTGGCATCACCTGATTTATCGCGATGGCTTGACCATTCGCACCAATCTCTTCGGCACAACGTTCTATTCGCTCGTAGGACTTCATGCAACTCACGTGATCGTTGGTCTCTTCATGCTCTCGCTAGCGCTGCTCTTTTCTTTGCGCGGCCAGATGAGCAGCAGAGATACCGGGCGGCTTGAAGTGCTCTCGCTCTACTGGCACTTCGTCGATGCCGTCTGGGTCGTAGTGTTTCTCGTGGTCTATGTACTTGGCAGATGA
- a CDS encoding c-type cytochrome encodes MTLRFVTLSLVCLGLALLSTGCKNVPGRPGSEPEVGRPEQLVSFRPLYEQNCAGCHGSEGKSGAAISLANPLYLAIAGKANIERITRDGVAGTMMPAFGHLAGGMLTDQQIAVLAQGMVEAWGRPNAVAGATAPPYQNASVGDPVQGQKAFTVFCARCHGTDAAGIATGKTRYTGSLVDPAYLALVSDQSLRSTILAGQPETGMPDWRSDLVGTEARPMTDQEMTDTVAWLASHRVAMPGQPYQK; translated from the coding sequence ATGACCTTGCGCTTCGTTACCCTTTCGTTGGTCTGTCTCGGTCTGGCTCTTCTCAGCACCGGCTGCAAAAACGTGCCCGGACGACCCGGATCCGAGCCGGAAGTTGGGAGACCGGAGCAGTTGGTCAGCTTTAGGCCGCTCTATGAACAGAACTGTGCCGGTTGTCACGGGAGTGAGGGGAAGAGTGGTGCCGCGATCTCTCTCGCCAATCCGCTGTATCTAGCGATAGCGGGGAAGGCCAACATCGAACGCATCACGCGGGACGGAGTTGCAGGCACCATGATGCCGGCCTTTGGCCATCTTGCCGGAGGCATGTTGACCGATCAGCAGATCGCCGTTTTGGCGCAAGGAATGGTTGAGGCATGGGGGCGCCCCAATGCGGTGGCCGGTGCGACTGCTCCACCGTATCAGAATGCTTCCGTCGGCGATCCGGTGCAGGGTCAGAAGGCCTTTACTGTCTTCTGCGCTCGTTGCCACGGCACCGATGCTGCCGGTATCGCAACAGGTAAGACAAGGTATACGGGTTCGCTCGTCGATCCGGCCTATCTCGCATTGGTCAGCGATCAAAGCTTGCGCAGCACGATCCTTGCCGGACAGCCGGAGACGGGTATGCCCGACTGGCGCTCCGACCTCGTCGGTACCGAGGCGCGTCCCATGACGGATCAGGAGATGACAGACACGGTGGCATGGCTCGCGAGCCATCGCGTCGCGATGCCGGGCCAGCCATATCAGAAGTGA
- a CDS encoding ubiquinol-cytochrome c reductase iron-sulfur subunit: MSELLQSPEESSSNDLSPEEKAAAHSRRTFLFKLAVALNAAVGTVLAVPLVGYLLGPATKKASSKGSWVTLGSAKDFAVGETKLADFLSPVRSLGDGETGKVACWVRRISAQQFQVFAINCAHLGCPVRWFAQSKLFMCPCHGGAYYEDGSRASGPPERGLFEYRYKLDGDSLSIHAGDMPTLATQAACKEKPLVQIEPAATETRSKPWQA; the protein is encoded by the coding sequence ATGAGCGAACTGTTGCAATCCCCCGAAGAGTCCAGCAGCAACGATCTATCCCCGGAAGAGAAGGCAGCGGCGCATTCACGCCGCACCTTCCTGTTCAAGCTCGCGGTCGCGTTGAATGCTGCCGTTGGGACGGTGCTCGCCGTGCCGCTCGTAGGTTATCTTTTGGGACCGGCAACGAAGAAGGCCTCAAGCAAAGGTTCCTGGGTAACACTCGGTTCGGCCAAGGATTTTGCGGTTGGAGAGACAAAGCTCGCGGACTTTCTTAGCCCCGTCAGAAGCCTCGGCGATGGTGAGACAGGCAAGGTGGCCTGCTGGGTCCGACGCATCTCTGCGCAGCAGTTTCAGGTCTTCGCGATCAACTGCGCTCACCTTGGCTGCCCGGTGCGCTGGTTCGCTCAATCGAAACTCTTCATGTGCCCATGCCATGGAGGGGCGTACTACGAAGACGGTTCCCGCGCCTCGGGTCCGCCCGAGCGAGGCCTGTTTGAGTACAGGTACAAGCTCGATGGTGACTCCCTGTCGATCCACGCTGGTGATATGCCAACACTCGCAACGCAAGCTGCATGCAAAGAGAAGCCTCTAGTCCAGATAGAACCAGCCGCCACCGAGACGAGGTCCAAGCCATGGCAAGCCTGA
- a CDS encoding cytochrome b N-terminal domain-containing protein, producing MASLKQRGLTAAFKTYEWIEHRLGLIQPISKAAAHPTPANNASWWYVFGSAATVLLIMQVMTGILLALIYSPSANEAWGSLQFLNHNVALGWYVRALHGWGSDFMIAIVLIHMVQVFLFGAFKFPRELTWIVGIGLLLLTLGMAFTGQVMRFDQDAYWGLGIGASIVSRVPWIGAPLVHLMLGGPIVGAATLSRFFTLHVFVIPGLLLAGVGVHVWMVLRHGVSDWPMPGRIVRKSTYEREYHELAEKTGIPFVPDAAWKDAVFAAAIMFSVMACAFFFGPFGPGGPPDPTIIQTAPKPDFAFLWIYAVLAFLPPSIETPVILIVPVLGIAGLLLLPLFASEGERHWARRPVAVLTVSVLAVSLGIFTRLGTYTPWSPVMDAWTADPVPSKYLLHRTPIERQGALVLQNKQCRNCHALDGRGGQRGPALDEIAIRMTEDQIIRQVLQGGGNMPAYGNALNPSETKALVGFLMTLRGNNLEPAIDSSRELTHISELQLLQPPQPVRKVR from the coding sequence ATGGCAAGCCTGAAGCAGCGCGGACTCACCGCCGCATTCAAGACCTATGAGTGGATCGAGCACCGTCTTGGTCTCATTCAGCCCATAAGCAAAGCAGCCGCTCATCCGACACCTGCGAACAACGCGAGCTGGTGGTATGTCTTCGGCAGTGCGGCCACAGTGCTTCTCATCATGCAGGTGATGACGGGCATCTTACTTGCGTTGATTTACAGCCCTTCCGCCAATGAGGCGTGGGGAAGTCTTCAGTTTCTGAATCACAACGTTGCCCTTGGCTGGTACGTTCGCGCGCTCCACGGCTGGGGTTCAGACTTCATGATCGCCATCGTGCTCATCCATATGGTGCAGGTCTTTCTTTTTGGAGCTTTTAAATTTCCGCGAGAGCTGACCTGGATCGTTGGGATCGGGCTTCTTCTGCTCACGCTTGGTATGGCCTTCACGGGGCAGGTCATGCGCTTCGACCAGGATGCGTACTGGGGTCTCGGCATCGGGGCTTCCATCGTGAGTCGAGTCCCATGGATCGGTGCGCCCCTGGTCCACCTCATGCTGGGTGGACCAATCGTAGGGGCCGCTACGCTTTCGCGCTTCTTCACGCTTCATGTCTTCGTGATCCCAGGACTTCTGCTCGCCGGGGTGGGCGTGCACGTTTGGATGGTGCTGCGCCACGGTGTTAGTGACTGGCCCATGCCCGGAAGAATCGTTCGCAAGTCGACCTACGAGCGCGAATATCATGAACTGGCTGAGAAGACAGGCATCCCCTTCGTGCCGGATGCAGCCTGGAAGGACGCAGTCTTCGCCGCCGCCATCATGTTCTCCGTCATGGCCTGCGCCTTCTTCTTCGGACCCTTCGGTCCAGGCGGCCCGCCCGATCCGACGATCATTCAGACTGCACCAAAGCCTGATTTTGCCTTTCTCTGGATCTATGCGGTGCTTGCCTTTCTGCCGCCTTCGATCGAGACACCTGTCATCCTCATAGTCCCCGTGCTTGGCATAGCTGGGCTGCTTCTGCTGCCTCTCTTCGCAAGCGAAGGCGAACGCCACTGGGCGCGGAGACCCGTCGCCGTCCTGACTGTCTCGGTTCTTGCAGTGTCCCTCGGCATCTTTACCCGGCTCGGGACATACACTCCATGGAGCCCGGTGATGGATGCCTGGACGGCCGATCCAGTCCCTTCGAAGTATCTGCTTCATCGCACTCCCATAGAGCGTCAGGGAGCGCTCGTTCTACAGAACAAACAGTGCCGCAACTGCCACGCCCTGGACGGTCGGGGAGGGCAGCGTGGTCCTGCGCTCGACGAGATCGCGATACGGATGACGGAAGATCAGATCATTCGTCAGGTGCTGCAGGGCGGCGGCAATATGCCCGCCTACGGCAACGCGCTGAATCCATCGGAGACGAAGGCGCTGGTCGGTTTTCTGATGACGTTGCGCGGGAATAACCTCGAACCGGCCATAGACTCATCGCGTGAGTTGACCCACATCAGCGAGTTGCAGTTGCTGCAACCGCCGCAGCCCGTCAGAAAGGTCCGATAG
- a CDS encoding cytochrome c oxidase assembly protein, with protein sequence MPSAAQEVLADWSLPLWLTLSLLAIAILYARGWYAIRKTRPEYFHVLRLISFLAGLVILWVAIGSPLDGFADAMLSAHMCEHLLLMSVVPPLLLYGWPVVPLLRGVPSALRPLMIPFIRSSFLRRLGHWLVIPLVAWLAMNLTYLGWHVPAAYDFALEHEDWHAIEHMCFLGTSILFWWCILKPWPSERHSRNWGILIYLISADVVNTMLSAFLAFCGRPVYSYYLNRPNPFQISSADDQVLGAVIMWVLGSLAFLVPAVLIAYRLIETKDHGSSRPLPEARRATVHS encoded by the coding sequence ATGCCCAGTGCTGCGCAGGAGGTCCTTGCCGATTGGTCTTTGCCTCTCTGGTTGACCCTTTCGCTCCTGGCGATAGCGATCCTCTATGCGCGTGGCTGGTATGCGATCCGAAAGACGCGCCCAGAGTACTTCCATGTTCTGCGGCTCATCTCTTTCCTCGCTGGATTGGTGATTCTTTGGGTGGCCATCGGATCCCCGCTGGATGGTTTCGCCGACGCGATGTTAAGCGCTCATATGTGCGAACACCTTCTCCTGATGTCCGTAGTGCCTCCGCTTTTACTCTACGGTTGGCCAGTTGTTCCGCTGCTGCGTGGAGTGCCGTCAGCACTGCGTCCGTTGATGATCCCGTTCATCCGCTCATCGTTCCTGCGTCGCCTGGGCCACTGGTTGGTGATTCCATTGGTCGCATGGCTGGCGATGAACCTGACCTATCTTGGCTGGCATGTTCCTGCTGCCTACGACTTCGCACTTGAGCATGAGGACTGGCATGCAATAGAACACATGTGCTTTCTCGGAACATCGATCTTGTTTTGGTGGTGCATTTTGAAACCCTGGCCATCGGAGAGGCACAGCAGAAATTGGGGAATTCTGATCTACCTTATTTCAGCGGACGTGGTGAATACGATGCTCTCCGCCTTCCTGGCATTCTGCGGACGTCCGGTTTACTCGTACTATCTCAATCGACCCAATCCATTTCAAATCTCGTCCGCGGATGACCAGGTTCTGGGAGCGGTCATCATGTGGGTCCTGGGTTCGCTGGCATTTCTTGTTCCAGCAGTGCTGATCGCCTATCGACTGATCGAAACAAAGGATCATGGGAGTTCTCGCCCATTGCCTGAGGCTCGCCGTGCAACAGTACATTCGTGA
- a CDS encoding sensor histidine kinase has translation MSLRSHHALALLLVLLRATVSYGQGLGLQPASFSPEMKPVVAHMKWMGRDGAPENIAALAQTIDGYLWLGTPLGLYRFDGLQFASYPMTTMEAKLPALDIDALTSDLDGGLWIGFRLSGGISHLTRDGVLTSYDKTNGRGPKSALKIVVRSDKSVWAIADNKLLVLRDDHWEDFGKAHGLPDEPLWSLFFDSHGNLWTSARQKLFVLHPGHGAFDLYPTKTFIIVDLAEAPDGQIWLSDGWRVIRPLEPNSSDTEIHVPSYTRTLIEPSGTMWMAQDYRGVSHFKVAIFHKPSSPLVEETDLSSEQTNSILRDRDGNIWVGTSRGLDRFQSSPLKSLRNTRVEYYPALAADAQSGVWIAMLAHPLVHASGDTLTAMGREIGSSPMVCDDQGRVWLVDPLFNMLTKYEGGRMFRFPVPDEIHRVPAQSIGLDYDGALLISFDEFGLWRFDGHWQQIHNASLPTEHPLTIFRDKERHVWLGYPDSRIAMRDEHGVHTFTTHQSADLGNVLTFAVSHDRLWAAGANGLAYLDHGAFRRVSLNGASVLRGTSGIVEDPSGSLWLNTSVGIVRIRASELNKLSHGPMSFDYDILDDRQGVEGTATQIKPTPSAVADKNGLLWFSMSGAIYSVDSEALSLRKSVPVLSLQNVSMNGITIMDREHAPTLVTTSAASLKELEIDYIGIDLSAPEKVSYQYMLEGEDKAWREVGNRRQAFYTYLRPGSYRFRVRASNGAAPWQEFSAPPVITITPAFYQTVWFYLLSAIVALTLLYLLYLLRVQYLTNLLKDRLKERSDERLRIARALHDTLLQSVHGLMLRFHFAAQTLPEHTPARQSLEVALVRADAVYLETRSQVESLRDEVAEGADLVSLIAKRAQEMEIQQRMTFQIVENGQRQALNGTAQAELYRIASEALTNTVLHARAAGAEVILTYGGSELVMKCCDTGVGLPPLVLATGQRTGHWGLIGMRERVATIGGRLQIWSSPGGGTEIEIRVPARRAYLYPSARLVWLQRLLQFRRTATGLDSEPEMES, from the coding sequence GTGAGTCTTAGATCACATCACGCCCTGGCGCTCTTGCTCGTCCTCTTGCGAGCTACTGTGTCGTATGGCCAGGGCCTTGGGCTTCAACCAGCATCGTTCTCTCCTGAGATGAAGCCTGTTGTGGCTCACATGAAATGGATGGGGCGCGACGGAGCGCCAGAAAATATCGCGGCGCTAGCTCAGACCATAGATGGATATCTGTGGCTTGGAACGCCACTTGGTCTCTACCGCTTCGATGGTCTCCAGTTCGCAAGCTATCCGATGACGACCATGGAAGCTAAACTGCCGGCCCTCGACATCGATGCGCTAACTTCGGATCTTGACGGTGGCCTATGGATTGGTTTCAGGCTCAGTGGTGGCATCAGCCACCTCACGAGGGATGGTGTTCTCACCAGCTACGACAAAACCAACGGGCGTGGACCGAAGTCCGCACTGAAGATTGTCGTGCGAAGCGATAAGTCGGTCTGGGCGATCGCAGATAACAAGCTTCTCGTTCTGCGGGACGATCATTGGGAGGATTTTGGAAAAGCGCATGGTTTGCCGGATGAGCCCCTCTGGAGCCTCTTCTTCGACAGCCACGGCAATCTCTGGACCTCCGCGCGCCAGAAGCTCTTCGTGCTTCATCCCGGCCATGGTGCATTCGATCTCTACCCAACCAAGACCTTCATCATCGTGGACCTGGCCGAGGCGCCGGACGGACAGATCTGGCTAAGCGATGGTTGGCGCGTCATCCGTCCTCTTGAGCCAAACTCCTCAGACACAGAGATCCACGTACCAAGCTACACACGCACCTTGATCGAACCTTCCGGAACCATGTGGATGGCCCAGGATTATCGCGGGGTGTCTCACTTTAAAGTCGCGATCTTTCACAAACCTTCTAGCCCGCTCGTCGAAGAGACCGATCTGAGCTCGGAGCAGACGAACTCGATCCTGCGAGATCGCGATGGCAATATCTGGGTAGGCACCTCGCGTGGACTCGACCGCTTTCAGTCTTCTCCGCTGAAGTCTCTCAGAAATACTCGCGTCGAATACTATCCCGCCCTTGCGGCAGACGCGCAAAGTGGTGTCTGGATTGCCATGCTGGCGCATCCCCTAGTGCACGCGTCCGGAGATACGCTCACAGCTATGGGACGAGAAATTGGCTCAAGCCCTATGGTCTGCGACGATCAGGGACGTGTATGGCTGGTGGACCCCCTCTTCAATATGCTCACCAAATATGAGGGTGGCAGGATGTTCCGCTTTCCCGTCCCTGACGAGATTCACCGGGTACCAGCGCAAAGTATCGGTCTGGACTACGACGGGGCATTGCTCATCTCCTTCGACGAGTTTGGCCTGTGGCGTTTTGACGGTCACTGGCAGCAGATCCACAACGCGAGTCTGCCCACGGAACATCCGCTCACGATCTTCCGTGACAAGGAGCGGCATGTCTGGCTCGGCTATCCGGATAGCCGCATCGCGATGCGTGATGAACATGGTGTCCACACATTTACGACGCATCAAAGTGCCGACCTCGGGAATGTCCTTACTTTCGCGGTCTCGCACGACAGACTCTGGGCCGCGGGAGCCAATGGTCTCGCCTATTTGGATCATGGAGCCTTCCGGCGCGTCTCTCTCAATGGGGCAAGTGTCCTTCGAGGTACTTCGGGAATCGTGGAAGATCCGTCCGGAAGCCTTTGGCTGAACACAAGCGTGGGTATCGTCCGCATTCGCGCGTCAGAGTTGAACAAGCTATCGCACGGACCAATGTCCTTCGACTACGACATTCTCGACGACCGGCAGGGAGTCGAAGGCACAGCGACACAGATCAAGCCCACTCCCTCAGCCGTAGCTGACAAGAACGGTCTGTTGTGGTTCTCTATGTCGGGTGCCATCTACTCGGTCGATTCTGAAGCTCTCTCTCTGCGCAAGTCCGTTCCGGTATTGTCCCTGCAGAACGTCTCTATGAATGGCATAACCATCATGGACCGGGAGCATGCGCCCACGCTGGTTACGACAAGTGCCGCCTCCCTGAAAGAGCTCGAGATCGACTACATCGGCATCGACCTCTCCGCGCCGGAGAAAGTCTCTTATCAGTACATGCTTGAAGGTGAAGATAAGGCATGGCGCGAAGTAGGCAACCGCCGCCAAGCCTTCTACACCTACCTTCGGCCTGGCAGCTATCGTTTTCGCGTGCGCGCATCGAACGGAGCTGCACCATGGCAGGAATTTTCCGCACCGCCTGTCATCACCATCACGCCCGCCTTCTATCAAACGGTCTGGTTCTATCTTCTTTCTGCAATCGTTGCTCTGACGCTTCTCTATCTGCTCTATCTCCTCCGTGTGCAATATCTCACGAATCTTCTAAAAGATCGCCTGAAAGAGCGCTCGGATGAGCGTCTGCGTATCGCACGCGCATTGCACGACACACTTCTCCAATCCGTACATGGTCTAATGCTCCGCTTCCACTTCGCTGCTCAGACACTGCCAGAACATACTCCCGCGCGGCAATCGTTGGAGGTAGCTCTCGTCCGTGCCGACGCGGTCTATCTCGAAACCCGTAGCCAGGTCGAATCTCTGAGGGATGAAGTTGCGGAAGGTGCAGACCTCGTGAGCCTCATTGCAAAGCGTGCACAGGAGATGGAGATCCAACAGAGAATGACGTTCCAGATCGTAGAGAACGGACAGCGCCAGGCTCTGAATGGAACGGCTCAAGCGGAGCTCTACCGCATCGCCAGCGAAGCGCTTACTAACACCGTCCTTCACGCCAGGGCTGCAGGCGCCGAGGTGATCCTGACCTACGGGGGCTCTGAACTCGTGATGAAGTGTTGCGACACGGGCGTCGGCCTTCCTCCTCTTGTACTCGCCACCGGCCAGCGCACCGGACATTGGGGACTCATCGGCATGCGGGAACGTGTCGCTACGATCGGAGGCAGGTTGCAGATATGGAGCTCTCCCGGCGGTGGAACCGAAATCGAGATCCGTGTGCCCGCCAGGAGAGCCTATCTCTACCCCAGCGCGCGCCTCGTGTGGTTGCAACGACTCCTGCAATTTCGTCGCACCGCAACCGGGTTGGACTCCGAACCTGAAATGGAGTCCTGA
- a CDS encoding response regulator transcription factor — protein sequence MSSTRIRILCVDDHPIVRDGIAYALQQQNDMELVAEATNGHEAIEAFRKHKPDVTLMDLQMPGMSGIEATAEIRKEFPQARIVILTTYSGDIQASRALKLGAVGYLLKGMLRTELVDTIRRVYAGQRHIPPQIASEIANHYSADALSEREIQVLREVSAGSSNKSVADKLFISEDTVKGHMKSILAKLQANDRTHAVMIAVKRGFIDG from the coding sequence ATGTCTTCAACACGGATCAGAATTCTCTGCGTAGACGATCATCCCATCGTACGGGACGGCATTGCGTATGCGCTCCAACAGCAGAACGATATGGAACTGGTGGCAGAGGCGACCAATGGACACGAGGCCATTGAAGCGTTTCGAAAACACAAGCCCGACGTGACACTCATGGATTTGCAGATGCCAGGGATGAGCGGCATCGAAGCCACGGCCGAAATTCGGAAGGAGTTTCCCCAGGCGCGGATCGTAATCCTAACAACCTACTCGGGCGACATCCAGGCCTCACGCGCCTTGAAGCTTGGCGCGGTGGGATATCTCTTGAAGGGAATGTTGCGCACTGAGCTAGTGGATACGATCCGGCGTGTGTATGCGGGACAGCGGCATATTCCCCCGCAGATAGCATCGGAGATTGCAAACCACTACAGCGCGGATGCCCTCTCTGAGCGCGAAATCCAGGTTCTGCGCGAGGTCTCTGCGGGCTCTTCAAATAAATCCGTTGCGGACAAGCTCTTCATCTCGGAAGATACGGTCAAGGGGCACATGAAGAGCATCCTCGCAAAGCTACAGGCGAACGACAGAACCCATGCTGTCATGATCGCAGTGAAGCGCGGCTTTATCGACGGTTAA